The following are encoded together in the Hallerella porci genome:
- the rpsU gene encoding 30S ribosomal protein S21 yields the protein MIGVVVKPNEPFERALKRFTKSCEKNGIISDVKKRQRYEKPSEEKKRIETSARRKRLKELADANRKRLY from the coding sequence ATGATCGGTGTCGTAGTAAAGCCTAATGAACCTTTCGAACGCGCTCTTAAGCGTTTCACCAAGTCTTGCGAAAAGAATGGCATCATCTCTGACGTGAAGAAGCGTCAGCGCTATGAAAAGCCGTCCGAAGAAAAGAAGCGCATTGAAACTTCTGCTCGTCGCAAGCGCCTCAAAGAACTTGCAGACGCAAATCGCAAGCGCCTCTACTAA
- a CDS encoding RluA family pseudouridine synthase — MTKKNAATKSEFPQFVVSEKESGERLDKFLQGKLKDFSRTDIQKLIADGAVLAGGSVAKKNLRLNEGVAVTLSALPEKESSELKPEKMKLNIVYEDDDVAVIFKPRGVVVHPGNGAATGTLAAGLLYYFKDKLSTVNGPLRPGIVHRLDKDTPGLMVVAKNDKAHRHLAHQLETRTLHRKYEALIWGHPRDLSGEIELPVGRDPKSRIRMAVVKNGKYAKTRYKAKEFFAIATLMEYELDTGRTHQIRVHSRFTGHPIVGDPIYEGREASLSRVPPLYHDTAEELLKMAPAQFLQAVEITFMHPTKRKKMTFSVPLEKPFEQAVKFLEKECLQTAPTFDADTSFRDFTETEINNPYLEEEIEDEEEYPYEEEPVKERLTRAERYEMKKERRKKRKEIEAEKREKKERKAAEKRGEAYVPKTDVVTGYEPTIDPSYLE, encoded by the coding sequence ATGACAAAGAAAAATGCAGCGACAAAAAGTGAATTTCCTCAATTCGTCGTTTCCGAAAAAGAATCGGGTGAACGTCTGGACAAATTTCTGCAAGGAAAGTTGAAAGATTTTTCGCGGACGGATATTCAAAAACTCATCGCCGACGGTGCTGTTCTCGCAGGCGGTTCCGTAGCCAAGAAAAATTTGCGGTTAAATGAAGGCGTTGCAGTTACGCTTTCGGCTCTTCCCGAAAAAGAATCTTCGGAATTAAAGCCTGAAAAAATGAAACTGAACATCGTTTACGAAGACGATGATGTGGCGGTTATTTTTAAGCCGCGCGGCGTTGTCGTGCATCCGGGAAATGGCGCGGCGACAGGCACTTTGGCGGCGGGACTTCTGTATTATTTTAAGGATAAACTTTCGACTGTGAATGGTCCGCTTCGCCCAGGAATTGTGCATCGCTTGGACAAAGATACGCCGGGATTAATGGTCGTCGCCAAAAATGATAAAGCGCATCGCCATTTAGCGCATCAGTTGGAAACGCGGACATTGCACCGCAAATACGAAGCGCTCATCTGGGGACATCCTCGCGATCTTTCGGGCGAAATTGAACTTCCGGTGGGACGCGATCCGAAATCGCGCATCCGCATGGCGGTCGTTAAAAACGGCAAGTATGCGAAGACGCGTTACAAAGCCAAAGAATTTTTTGCCATTGCAACGTTGATGGAATACGAACTCGATACGGGGCGCACGCACCAAATCCGCGTTCATTCGCGTTTCACAGGGCATCCGATTGTCGGCGATCCAATTTACGAAGGGCGTGAAGCATCGCTTTCTCGTGTGCCGCCGCTTTATCACGATACCGCAGAAGAACTTTTGAAAATGGCGCCTGCGCAATTTTTGCAAGCGGTAGAAATCACTTTTATGCATCCGACGAAGCGTAAAAAAATGACATTCTCCGTTCCTCTCGAAAAGCCGTTTGAACAAGCGGTAAAATTCCTCGAAAAGGAATGTCTGCAAACCGCGCCGACTTTCGACGCCGATACGAGTTTCCGCGATTTCACCGAAACGGAAATCAATAATCCGTATTTGGAAGAAGAAATTGAAGACGAAGAAGAATATCCTTACGAAGAAGAACCGGTGAAGGAACGTTTAACGCGAGCGGAACGTTATGAAATGAAAAAAGAACGCCGCAAAAAGCGCAAAGAAATCGAAGCGGAAAAGCGAGAAAAGAAAGAACGCAAAGCCGCAGAAAAGCGTGGCGAAGCTTATGTTCCGAAAACCGATGTCGTCACCGGTTACGAACCGACGATTGACCCGTCTTATTTGGAATGA
- the rimO gene encoding 30S ribosomal protein S12 methylthiotransferase RimO has protein sequence MKHPKIFAAQLGCAKNQVDAEHLLAELYSVGFVSAPSAEKADYLLVNTCGFIEAAKEESINAVLSFVEIKKPAQKLIVSGCLSGRYKEELPKEMPEVDYWLGTYEPGKILQVLGLGEKSSGTENIKRLNLGDFPHHAYLKIAEGCDRRCAFCAIPNIRGKQVSFSIESIVQEAKELEAQGVKELTLIAQDTTFYGHEQGVRGPTLTKLLKAILAETKIPWIRTLYWYPQFIDDELLELMANEPRLCKYIDMPIQHANDKILKLMRRHYTQKSLREMLFKMREKIPGVTLRTTVLVGFPGETQEDFEELMQLIQDVRFEHLGGFVFSPEEGTPALQLTETPVPEDQARARLDAINDVQEEISSEATEAFIGKEVKVLIDEVAEESDYHFIGRTEGNSLDSDDIVKIVEGDATPGEFYWVKILDAEPHELTGKIVRAV, from the coding sequence ATGAAGCATCCCAAAATTTTTGCAGCTCAATTAGGCTGCGCAAAAAATCAAGTCGATGCGGAACATCTTTTAGCCGAACTTTATTCGGTCGGATTTGTTTCTGCACCGTCGGCAGAAAAAGCCGATTATCTTTTGGTGAATACTTGCGGTTTTATTGAAGCTGCCAAAGAAGAATCCATCAATGCGGTTCTGTCTTTTGTCGAAATCAAAAAGCCCGCGCAAAAACTCATCGTTTCCGGTTGCCTTTCGGGACGTTACAAAGAAGAACTGCCGAAGGAAATGCCCGAAGTCGATTATTGGCTTGGCACTTATGAGCCCGGAAAAATTTTACAAGTTCTCGGACTCGGCGAAAAATCCAGCGGCACCGAAAATATTAAGCGTTTAAACCTCGGCGATTTTCCGCATCACGCATATCTCAAAATTGCCGAAGGCTGCGATCGTCGCTGCGCTTTCTGCGCCATTCCAAACATCCGCGGAAAACAAGTTTCGTTTTCAATTGAAAGTATCGTTCAAGAAGCCAAAGAATTAGAAGCGCAAGGCGTCAAAGAATTGACTCTTATCGCGCAAGACACGACATTCTACGGCCACGAACAAGGCGTCCGCGGTCCTACGCTTACAAAACTTTTGAAAGCAATTCTCGCCGAAACAAAAATTCCTTGGATTCGGACTCTCTATTGGTATCCGCAATTTATCGATGACGAACTTTTGGAACTGATGGCAAACGAACCGCGACTTTGCAAATATATCGACATGCCAATTCAGCATGCCAACGATAAAATTTTGAAGTTAATGCGCCGCCATTACACGCAAAAAAGTCTTCGCGAAATGCTTTTCAAAATGCGCGAAAAAATTCCGGGAGTTACTCTTCGCACAACAGTTTTGGTCGGCTTCCCCGGCGAAACGCAAGAAGATTTTGAAGAGTTAATGCAACTCATTCAAGATGTGCGCTTCGAACATTTGGGCGGTTTCGTCTTTAGCCCCGAAGAAGGAACGCCGGCGTTACAGCTTACCGAAACGCCTGTGCCCGAAGACCAAGCCCGCGCCCGATTGGATGCGATTAACGATGTCCAAGAAGAAATTTCGAGCGAAGCAACCGAAGCGTTTATCGGCAAAGAAGTGAAGGTTTTGATCGACGAAGTCGCCGAAGAAAGCGATTACCATTTCATCGGACGCACCGAAGGCAATTCGCTCGATTCCGATGATATTGTGAAAATCGTTGAAGGCGATGCGACGCCAGGAGAATTTTACTGGGTGAAAATTCTCGATGCAGAACCGCACGAACTCACGGGAAAAATCGTCCGCGCTGTTTAA
- the lspA gene encoding signal peptidase II translates to MNEKFRLLKSWKFHLAFIFVSIFIDQATKIWAVAYLSPTFENPLGRIVHVIGELLQFRLAYNYGAAFSSRPQDILPFLPPTIFFLLISIIATFVLIYFYRSVKRGDFLVRSGIAMIMSGALGNFADRMRLGKVVDFIDCDFPDFMMARWPTFNFADCCVTVGVALVILSPVIYKLMQYTPEGSHDKEKCSDKK, encoded by the coding sequence ATGAACGAAAAATTCCGCTTACTCAAATCGTGGAAATTTCATTTAGCCTTTATTTTCGTTTCGATTTTCATCGATCAGGCAACGAAAATTTGGGCGGTGGCATATCTTTCTCCGACTTTTGAAAATCCGCTCGGGCGCATTGTGCATGTCATCGGAGAGCTTTTGCAATTTCGTTTGGCGTATAATTATGGCGCCGCATTTAGCAGTCGCCCGCAAGATATTTTGCCGTTCCTTCCGCCGACGATTTTCTTCCTTCTAATTTCGATTATCGCGACTTTCGTTTTGATTTATTTTTACCGTTCCGTGAAGCGCGGCGATTTTTTGGTGCGCTCGGGAATTGCGATGATTATGTCGGGCGCACTCGGCAATTTTGCAGATCGGATGCGCTTAGGAAAAGTGGTGGATTTTATCGATTGCGATTTCCCCGATTTTATGATGGCGCGTTGGCCCACATTCAATTTCGCCGACTGTTGCGTCACCGTGGGCGTAGCACTTGTAATTCTTTCTCCCGTAATTTATAAATTGATGCAATACACTCCAGAAGGTTCTCATGACAAAGAAAAATGCAGCGACAAAAAGTGA
- a CDS encoding SPOR domain-containing protein, translating to MTQFSKVSAFALSAIAGLMIAGCNEEDEIVPEIKPAKKVEAPAAAPDTAAKQEMPQLQSIESLSATSSADKGTFTLSGDVVQPGTEGAVVIQVSIQPSKSAAKAILKKLEEKGIKGYLAQVENPGELEGSYYRVRIGYFKKIEDAKSYGKSALEPLGFAWWIDNKANDTVGSAASGEATESYSNSDSYNNSGSFTSSTPAAESPAAEAPVEEVAPAQEPAPVEEPAAEAAPAPAPEAEPAPAEVPTEQPAAEAPAPAQEPAPAPAPAAQEVYDDWE from the coding sequence ATGACTCAATTTTCCAAAGTTTCCGCCTTTGCTCTCTCGGCAATCGCTGGACTAATGATCGCAGGATGCAACGAAGAAGACGAAATTGTACCCGAAATCAAGCCGGCAAAGAAAGTAGAAGCTCCGGCAGCAGCCCCCGATACTGCAGCCAAGCAAGAAATGCCGCAGTTGCAATCGATTGAATCGCTCTCGGCAACTTCGTCCGCAGACAAGGGAACATTTACTTTGAGCGGTGATGTCGTACAACCGGGAACGGAAGGCGCCGTTGTCATTCAGGTGAGCATTCAACCGTCGAAGAGCGCTGCAAAAGCAATCCTAAAAAAGTTGGAAGAAAAAGGCATTAAAGGCTATCTCGCTCAAGTAGAAAATCCGGGTGAACTCGAAGGTTCTTATTACCGCGTCCGCATCGGTTACTTCAAAAAAATTGAAGACGCAAAATCTTACGGCAAGTCTGCGCTCGAACCGCTCGGCTTTGCTTGGTGGATTGATAACAAAGCAAACGATACCGTTGGCTCGGCAGCCTCGGGCGAAGCGACAGAATCTTACAGCAATTCGGATTCTTACAACAATTCGGGTTCTTTCACAAGCTCCACTCCGGCCGCAGAATCTCCCGCTGCAGAAGCTCCTGTTGAAGAAGTTGCCCCGGCACAAGAACCGGCTCCTGTCGAAGAACCCGCAGCAGAAGCTGCACCGGCACCAGCCCCCGAAGCAGAACCTGCTCCGGCAGAAGTTCCGACAGAACAGCCCGCAGCAGAAGCTCCGGCTCCCGCACAAGAACCTGCACCAGCTCCCGCTCCGGCAGCTCAAGAAGTTTACGACGACTGGGAATAA